In Cyprinus carpio isolate SPL01 chromosome B7, ASM1834038v1, whole genome shotgun sequence, a genomic segment contains:
- the msmp1 gene encoding prostate-associated microseminoprotein produces MDPMARHGVMMIFMASLVWIKCSAAPMECHFNSQALCEYDGKQYSMGESWMEQGCVQCTCLHPVGVGCCETVHRPVDFPPWCEVRVESLTCQVTLVMTSDPRLPCIPGEENNIDPRHGALNMKLEG; encoded by the exons ATGGATCCCATGGCGAGACATGGTGTGATGATGATCTTCATGGCCTCTTTGGTGTGGATTAAATGTTCAGCAGCACCAATGGAGTGCCACTTCAACTCTCAAG CTCTGTGTGAGTATGATGGGAAGCAGTACTCTATGGGAGAGAGCTGGATGGAGCAGGGCTGTGTGCAGTGCACCTGCCTGCACCCCGTGGGAGTGGGATGCTGCGAAAC TGTGCATCGGCCTGTGGACTTTCCTCCCTGGTGTGAAGTTCGGGTTGAATCTCTGACCTGCCAGGTCACACTGGTGATGACCTCTGATCCCCGCCTGCCCTGCATTCCTGGAGAAGAGAACAATATTGATCCAAGACATGGAGCACTCAACATGAAACTAGAAGGTTAG